TTGGCAAGTGCGCACTTTCTAGATTCACTCACAAGGATTTGACCTGCGGTAGGTCGGGAGGAAGGATTATAATCCCAACACTTAATCAATATTTCCCACATGGAATTGCCAAGTCTATTATCGGGGAAGTGTGTCATCGATCTTTTGGGATATTCTTCAAGATGAAGTTTTCGGTATATCTGAGCATCGCGCTGGCATTCGGAGTATGGAAGAGCGTTTGTTACAGTCTCCTGTTCGGGAAGGTTGATTTCAATGTGTGAAACAGAGTTTTTGTGCTCACAAGGAAAGTCTAGATGATAATAAACATCATGGAACACGGTGTCTGAAAGATAAAATACATACCATTCCGAGTGCATATATATCAGTGAATTTGCTCCTTTCTACAGGATTTTCGCTTATTAAAAGCTCTGGAGCCTAAGAGGGCATTGAATGGACGGACAGTTCAGAGTATCGAAGGCATACCATCCATCGAAGAGTCCCCCCACCACCCCGGGTAGTCGCAGAGAATACAACACTGCAATCCGAGATAATGGAGTAGTCAAAGTCAGTAAGTTTTAGAGTGCCATCCGACGACACAAGAATGTTGCTCTGCACGTGTGTTTTCATTGAATAATCATACTGCTTTATATAGAATAGAGCACCAGTTCTTACAGCTTTTAAGTCGCCATGAACCTTACGAGCATACTTCAGTCGCTCGGAGCTACTTGTATGGTATTAACTCAGCTTACCATATCCACACTATGTAGATACGTTACCCCCTCTGCTATTTGAAAGCACTAAATGAATGCAAGTAAAACCTCGCCTGGACCGATGATACTACCACAGATTCAGCTTACCAGTTTGTGGCGATCGATATTTGTATGCTGATCCAGATACTGTTTTAGAGTACCATGCTCCATCCACACTGACACCATTCCAAGTCGCTCCTGAAACATTGTAACTCCTAGAAGTTTGTGTACATGCTTGTGTTCCAGCTTTGACCAGTTGTATATCTCGCGCATGGCACGCTATTGACTTGAATAAGTGTAACCAAAGGCATAATAATAATAGCCAATGGCTGaccttgatatcttttgacTCATCGGAACGAACCAAGCTATACCTCAAGACCTTAATAGCCACGCTTGTCCCATCAGTTAGTCTTCCTCTCCAGACATCACCAAAGCCGCCTTCTGCGACCCTATATGAGGAGAAAGAATTGGGGTTGATGGAAGTTTGCAAGTTCGAGCATCCATGCTTCACTAGACATTCGAACATCCCGGAAGCCGTCTATTTTACCTAGTGTTAGGGGCTTCCTGAACCAACACGAGGACACAATAGGATATGTGCTTATACTTGCCATTTCTCTTGACCTTACATTCCGCGCTTCTCGCATGGGTAGCACAGAGTCTCCTGCTATAACTTGCCGGCCCTCATGATCTATGGTACATGGTTCCAACGGCTTTTGGACCGAATCCATTTCAATTCGGGAGTCAGTTCTAGCTCGCTTAAATGGAGGTGTGCCTAATTCTGTGGCGAGGATAGAAAGCAAAGAGGATATGCTGGGAAGACTAACAGTCCTAAGGTCAGGTTCGGACTGTATTGCTGGAAGTACTCCCATTTCTGGTTTCCAGGGCCTCGTTTCCGGGCCCTcctttgattgtggcttCGGAATGATTCCTGGAAGCCTGTAAAGATAGCCACTAGGTCCATGCAAATTATCTGTGAGAGGTATATCACCATCATCAATGTCTTTCCTCTTGATTGACTTGTCTTTTCTTGGGGCCTTTTTATCGTTGACGGACTGTATCTGACGCATTCCGCTGGGCGGCGCACCATCATCACGCACCGACCGACGAGGAGCGCCCCCATCGTTCTCACCATGGTCGGGTAAAAAATGTTGAAGATCTTCCAACAAGTCTCGGTGATGATCGAACAAGACATTGACCTTTTGGTAGACTTCTGCAATGGGCTGTTGCTCCTTTTGATAGGTTTGGAGAATCTCGAGGAATTGCTTGTATGTGTCTGGGTCCGAGGCGAAGCGCTGCTTGATCTTGTTCACGTAGTTCACAGCTTGGTTAAACTCGACCTTGGGCGGGGCGTTCTTTTGGGTGAGGGCCAAGTCCGGGTGGATGATGGATGCAGAGGCAAGGGCGGAGGGCGGACCGCCGGTTGTTTGGGTGGTGGTGCCGGATGGAGTGGTAACCGTAATAAGGCTGTGGCCGTGCTCGTCGACAGTGCAGTCGATACGGTAACCTTGAGGGAGGAAAGTGTTGAAACCCTGTATGAGAGCGGTGTGACCGTTGAAAAGCGACGAGACTCGGTCGATGACGCCAGGTGTGTCGATTCTAGACCAAGTTAGAGACAgaggcaacaacaacaggcAAGAGTACTCACGCCTGGCTCTTGAAGTCCTTCATAATGTCCAAAAAGTGGTTGTAGACATCTGGCTTGTCCTGGAACTTGACCTTGACCATCTCGAGGTAGGACAAGGCATCCTTGACGTTGAGCGGGCGAACCTCGGGGGACGAGGGAGCAGGGGCATCAGCGGGAAGGGGAGAGCGCGGGGGAGAGTGGCTCGAGAGTGATTCAATAGCGTCGATATCCATACTAACAAGTTCACTTGGAGCTGAAGAGGTTGCGCCAATCATGATCAGCGTACCCGAGTTTTTCGGCAGGGAAAGGGGAGAGATAGAATACAGATGTGTGAGCAGTGGAAACTCCAAGCGTAAACGAATGTGTCACCTTTTTTACCCATTGATTTGGTGGTTTCGTGTGTGGATGAACAAGGAGTAAACAAGACTACGAGTAAACCAGCTAAAATATGGTCACCGGTATTGAAGCAAGGCAAACATACAGGCGCCAGTATAGTTATTCGATGGGCGTTATGGCAGTGGCGATGGGCGTCAATTGCGATCTTTGGCCACATAATCTACTATATACCACCCAACTCGACAACAACCTTCACGTCAATTATGGATATAATGTACATGGTTTTCTAGctatgtatgcatatatagcGTAATATAAAGATAAATAAACCCTATTATAACTTCACTTTTGGTCCGAAAGGGTACGTATTTCCCATAAATGCTAGCAAACAGCTTGAATCTTTATCATCTGCGACGCTGGACGAATCTCGTTCATCGGGCACCGACTTGTTTCTCATATTCCGTGAACGATAGTATCCTGTAGCTAGAGAAGAGTGATCTAAGCGCCGTAGCTCGAGGCCGTGGTTTCAGATACGGATATCGATACAACAGTAATGAAGCTATGAGTTATGCACATCAGTATTATGGTTGATATGGTGGCCTTGAGACAGGAATCTACTCAAATTTTGAATGAGGGCGGTATGATAATCCAAGAGCGAGGTTATCTGCCGAGTCACCTTGAATGCATTATTTCTTCATAAAGTCAAATTTAGCCATTATTAAGAAATACTTTTCATTTGAACTCACTCCCAAAACTTCTCATAAAGTTTGTGGTGTTCGTCACGCAACTTGATCTTGACCATCTCAAAGTCGGACATCCATATCAGCGACATTGGACGAACGAACCTTGTTGGACAAACGCGCAAACCCCTAACACCACAATTCCCGGTTCCAACCGTATAGTGTGAGATATATCCAAGTACTATTTCAAGATGGCAGAATGAGTTAATGACCCGGTTTGTCGCCCCGCTTTCAGAACAGTGGCATGTAATATATGCTTAAAGCAGTTAGGAGATACAGGTGATATACCATCAAAGCAAGTTCAAAAATCTGGTTTTTCCGATTCACCAAGTCCCACGGCTATCCTATTACCCTCAAAATACGAAGTATGTCAAGAATAGATACCCGCCGACCAACGCCAAAAGAAGTTGCATCTGGGGGTCCATGCCGAGGACACGACCTCCAGCATTGTTATCATTGGTGTTCGTGGTACCAGATGATCCCAAAGTTTGACCTTTTCCAGAGAATGCACCCGGAGTAGCATGCGAACGAATTGTGGCTTCAAGTGCCCTATGGTGCGGGTCATAAATATGACACATGAAAGATCATGCTTTCGTTCTCACCTGGGATCGGCACCACGTACTTGATCGATCTATGAAAAGTTCAGAGTAACACTCGCTGCATTATCCTACACTACCCGCCTTTTTGCTATTCTTGATGAACACAAATGTAGGCATAGCTCTTTTGAATATAAATTTAAGTGATCGAAGTATCTCGATGTGACACACTTACGAAACAGAATATTGCTAACAAATAGCTCGGGTCGGTCTATTTACTTCCCTGACTAGTTCATTCAGCTACTCACCTTTGCGACTTCGGATGCAGCATCAACATCACATTTTAAAAAGGTCACATTCGTGTATTCCTTCGCCAGCGACTCAAACTTGGGCGCAATTGCGTGGCAAGGGCCACACCTGTTCGGCCATCGATAAGGCACCTATGGCGAGTTTTGTAGTTTCATGTATTACATACCATGTCGCATGAAAATCTATAACCTGGCATCGGCGTTAGTTTGCACAAGAATAATATAACAAATGTGCTGAACTTACTGAAAGTTTATCTCCAGTTTTTTTAAGAATATCATTAAGTTGGGATAGTGAATCAATATGAGTGATCGACATAGTATTTATGAATATGTAGATAAAGCAACCAAGAATTAAACTTCCAGTTCCGACGGTGGTGGTAACCTTGAGGTCTTGTAGCTTGAGCGGCTGTGCACAGCTCTAGCTTCAGTTGACAAATACTTATTTTTTAAAAAGAGAGCTCTGATATCTCCATTATTATTCTTATCGTTGATACAGTTTTATTATTATTGTTCAGATTTATATACATTCAGAGCCTCCTATGTTAATAGGTATGTTCGGCCAGCAGCAACACGTTCAGGCATTCTTCAATTTTTGAATAAGACCTGTAAGACCTCTGTTGACAGTTCGATTAGATCATCAAAACGCCACACGACATTCGGATGCCTCACCCTTGGTTGGCACCCTTCATTTCGTCAATCTTTCATAATACTTTAGAGCTGGTATACTCGATTTTCCCCTCGGAATACATACCTTTTCTCCATCCTTAAGAATGACAAACGTAGGCATTGCACTAAAGAGGCTGGTTAGCCAGATCGATAGGATAGCCACCAATAGATCTTACGTGATTTTATAATGCTATGTAATGGGGTCAGCCATAGCAGACAATTTCTAGTACGAAATCATTACCTGTGCAACATCAGGGACATTATCAACATCGACTTTGAAGAATTTAATATTTTCATTCTCTCCAGCGAGTGTCTCGTAAGTCGGGGCAATCATATGACAAGGGCCACACCTATCCATCAACAGTAGGACCTTCTAGTAACCAGACTTTCAAAACAATTTGGCTTGATTCTCACCAGGAGGCATGGAAATCAATGATCTTGTTTACCGGTCAGAAAATCTGCAATATCGAGCACACATATAACTTACTACAAGTCCCTCCTTGGTCAGCTGATTGTGCTGCTCCAAGGATGCAATGTGTACAATCTTGTCAGCCATTGTATTTATATATAAAGATGAAGCAGATGGTGAGTGATGGTGGTTTTTGAGAGATCCAAGGCACGCTTCGATATTTAAATCAGTAATCTCGGCAAGCTCATGATGGCGTGCTCCCTAATTCGTTTATGCCCCCGGAGATCCGGAAGATCCGCGCTAAACGCTGCACTGGTATACCCACCGACGGTTATGTAGAACCTCTGTTAGCCACATCGGTCGGCCGGTCTTCGGTGACCGATTACCAGCTCGCTTGGGTTATAGAAACATCTCGGTGCATTCACGTGTATCAATGATCATGCGATATGAGGGAATAGGACTATGGTTCAGTAATGATACAAAGGTACCAGGACTCCTCGAACATGCGTGCCATGAATAATCTTAGTTTCCGATTCCATGCTTTTGGATTGCGCTCTCGAGGGCTCTTGCACTCCTATAAAAAATGAGATGAATGGTTTACGGCGCCAATCAAGCAAGATTACATTTCCCCAGCGCCATGTACCTGATCCACCTGAAAGGATTCAATGAGATTGGAAAAGTCGAATGGTGCTATCGGCTTGcctttatctcattttttAGAAACATAAATGCTGGTACTGTCCTACGAGATTGGAGACTCTCGGTTTGATGGTACTAGACATCCATAAACCAGTAAACTTACATGATTCCATATTCCTAAATCTTTAAATTTCAGTGCTGGACTTTTAACTATTCGAACAGATCCAACACTCACATCCGCAACGGACTCAGCAGTCCCAATGTCACACTTCAGGAACACTACGTTTGTGTATTTCTCCGCGAGTCCCTCATAAATCGGAGCAATACTTTTGCAGGGTTGACACCTAAAACGATGGTTTAAATGTATTATGAGATTTCAAGCTGTTCTTTGCGCACGTGGTTGAGTAGAAATCAAGTATCTATCGGGACCAGGGCATCGACTCGAACGCATTGCAGATGTGAGTCAATATTACTTACCGCCAGCCTTTTAGATTCTGCAGCCTTTTCAAGAATGTTATTGAGTTGAGAAAGAGAGGTGATTTCTGTAATAGGTGCCATATCCAACCGCTTAGATACTGTTAGTCGCGCTAATGGTAGTCGCTGGAGATGGAGCAGATTTTGGAATGTAATTGATTATATCACGTGTGACATCAGGTATTCAAAAGTATGTGTATGCGGGGACCAGCGACTCAGAGCAAAGAGGGATCTAAGTTGATCCATGTAGGATTCAAGAAAGCAGTATGTATTATCTTAGATCTACCGAATAACATGTATGCAATGATTGTATATTCAATCAGCCAAACGGCAAGCAATCACGGTATCTGTGCCGAACTGCTCTGATTGAACATGTTTCAATGAAGGAAGCTATATAGTATTAGAAACGAAAATGACacacaaaaaaaaacatgCGTGACCTCACCTTCCTGCCCTGTTGAAGCACACCCACACCATCCGATCCTATTAGACTAGGAGAAACAGTAATAATTAAGGCATCAACAAGAGGACTCCCGTCGATGTGGCGGCCAGTTAGCATTGATGATATTACTCGCTGTCCCCCTTCGACCATGACCGAGTGGATTCCTCGGTGCTTCAGGAGGCGCAGAGCACCAGCGAGATCGATTTGTCCTTTGAGAAGATATTAGGTGATATCATATCCATGATCCAGAAGACATACCGTCTTGTTCAAACCCAGTTATGAGGATAGCCCCGGCGTCCTCCAAAACTGCTTTACGTCTTTTGATTTCTTTAGATTCTCCAAAGTCTAGTAGGGGCATTCCGTATATAATATATGGGGCCAGCCCATTTCCCGCCGCAAAATTCTGCAGAAGCTTACATGTGGGAGGAGTGCGAAGATAACTGTCCAAAATGACCGGGCGGGGGCAAGGGTATGGGGTATCACGAGGGGGTAGTCGTCGTACTGTGGTACAGTAAGTAATTTACCTCGAATATAACACTTTTGCCATACCATTTAGCTGAGGATCATCGTTTAAAACTGTTTGAACTCCGACTAGAATACCTTGGTGCATCGTGCGCATCCTAGAAGAATGATATTTATGCTAAGGTCTGAAAGCAACATGACCCACAGTAATGCCTCACCAACCAGTGCGTCATGACCATACTCTCATCGCAGCTAATCGTCAGAGGCAGTCCACCTGCGCCAGCTATTTTCGCGTCGAGACTTTGCGCATATGTAAGTGTGACTCGAGCCCTTTTCTGCTGTTCAATGGTTCTAGGTGCTGTATCACGCGCAGATATCACTGACGTGAGGAACTCGGGTGGTCCTGAAGCGGAGCTCATATTACGCGTCGAGTGCCTGCAGAGTATTAGAAATGACGCAAGAAATGTATTTCTTTAGCGCTAGTGGATCACGTGCAGCGcacgtgatcttgttttTACACGTGAGTCGGAGATGTTTGGTTGTGCTTTGGTATTTGATGTCTCACAAGGAATTAAAAGAGACGTTACAGGACGTCATCTCAGCATTCAAACATTCGTCCCCTCTTTGGGTTTCTAACACCTAACACCTTGTTACACTTTCTTCAAACCACTAAAAAAACATGTCTGGCCGCGGAAAAGGTGGAAAGGGTCTCGGAAAGTGAGTCTACAGCAGCAATTCTCCTTTTCAAAGCTAACCATGGCTCTATTCAGGGGTGGTGCCAAGCGTCATCGCAAGATCCTTCGTGACAACATCCAGGGTATTACCAAACCCGCTATTCGCCGTCTGGCTCGTCGTGGTGGTGTCAAGCGTATTTCAGGCTTGATCTATGAGGAGACTCGAGGTGTTCTCAAAATCTTCTTGGAGAGTAAGTCGTTCAAGCTGTGGTATTAGCTTATTTTTCCTGACCATCAAGCAGACGTTATCCGCGATTCTGTAACCTATACCGAGCATGCTAAGCGCAAGACTGTCACTGCGCTGGACGTTGTCTACGTAAGCATTTTTATTGTAAATCATTTGTGTCTATCTAATCTCTATTTTGTAGGCTCTGAAGCGTTCTGGTCGTACTTTATATGGCTTTGGTGCATAAACCAAAACTTGGTTATCTGATGGGTTCCGCTTCTCCTATCCTACTCTTTGTACTATGTAACATTAGTGTGCTTATGGACGTATAGACTTATTCATTAACATCAATTCAGTCAAGCAAGGTGACATCTATTATAAGTTTTGTCAGGTCAAGTCTTTCACAATGAATTCTCTTGTTATGCTATCTTTTTGTGCCCAATAGATCTCTCCAGTCAGAGGATCTAAAGCTATGACGGCGGGGCTCCTTTAATAGTAAGGAACCGAGCTACTTTTGCGTTTCCATCAAATAACACGCGCTTTCAACGTCCCACAAGCTAAGACGGTGTCTCACGATTCAATCTAAATATAGATGGAGGTTTCCTCTGATTGTCTAATAAGGATCAATTGACCATGCTAGCTTCTTTGGCTCTTCGAATGGTATCCGTTGATTCTCATTGATTATCATCGAATCGAACTTGGTTCTTTATGAAGACTATACATGGGAACATTGGGATTTGGTACGAAAGTCACTTGGAGCTATGCACCTGACATTTGAGCAGTCTTTCCATCCGACTGTGGCTACCGGCCTCTTTGGAGAGATATGGTCCTTGATGTCCAATTGTTTCAGATGATGAAGTATAATCGACTGGACGTGCAGGGTGTATGGTCTCAGCGTGGTACTTTTATCCTTTCTTCGCCCTCTTCAGCTGCAATATTGGTAACATGGTCTCTGGTTATATGCGCACGAGGCTTGGACGGGAACCATTAACTCTGACGATCGAATGCGGACATTTTTCATTCTATGGGGCTTGATAAGGTATATGCGATGGGGTGGCCTGAAAAATCGGTCTGCCGGCGGCCAGAACAGGGCAGCTGAACCTAGGTTTGTTTCGGGATCGAGTCGGTGATTTATGGTTAACTAGTAATACAAATTTTCAAGTGTGGCGGTTATAGTCGATCTTGCACATTATGCAACCCCCCGTGTAGCCAGTTCGAGAACATGCTATAGGAAAAATTGACTTTTGTTATGAATTGGAATATGTATAAGGCTGTAGATTATATATTATACGACGTTACATGGAGCTTTCTTGTTAAACAAAAGTAGTGCTGTCCCAATGTTTTTTATTCTCTGTAAGTACAAAAGATCTGGTGTCTTTTATCTAGTAATATGTAAGTGTAAAGCAGCTTTCACGGAATCGAGGGATTAGAAAGAGGAGAGATCCAACAAGGGAAGTGCTGTAAGAAAAGGATAAATGTCAATAAAGTGCTTTTTTGGTGTTATCCAAACATGAATAACCCCTCCTTCGTACGGGGTTTTATTTGAGACTCACGACTTTGCATAAATTTGGAATGTTATTGACTGAAGTGTGTCCAGGGACTGGTATATATACATGCGGTGTGCTGATCCCCGATCATCCGTTCTCTATCCTTTGAATTTGCCCAAATACGGAACAGCCCGCAGTGACAATATTTTTTCGTCTTTACAGTATAATCACTATCCAAGTAGACACCCTACATTGCTTCTCAGCCCCGAGGCTTCACGGATACCATCAACGGAATTTTGAGCCCATCTAATAATAACGCACCCTCAGATAGGACGAAATGACATGCATAAGCATCAATCATACATACATAAGAGTCTACCCCTATCTGCCACTGTATTCGGCACCCCGCAACCAACCAACATCTGGTCAGTCGATATCCACCGATATGCCGAACCTGAAACACGCCTATTCTTATCAATGTGAGATATCCACCAAACTGCTCCCCCTCCAGTCCCCAAGGTATTACTGTACAAATGATGGGACGGGCGAGCTATTATGAGTAAAGAGAGAATCGAACCGATCTGTTACGAATAGCAAGAGCCGAGCCCCAAACGATTACGGACGACGAGACCCGCAAGCGAGAACATGGCTCACATCCTGATTGGGTGTAATGGCGGGGACGAGTGAGGTGATCGGGCACGTTTGAGAAGCCCCGACGGCATTGGAGCGGTAAGGTTTCAATCGAGGAGGGCGGAGTTCCGGTTTCATGCATGGACCCAAATAAAACGCGCTAGCTGTGGATAATTCAGGGGATAGGGGCGATGTATGCATTGGACCCAGAATCCAAGAACATTACTTTTGTGTAACTCTAGCGCGGGGCGCTGAGTCATCATGTGTGCGGCTCCGCTCCTAATCAGTCGACGTCTGGCGACCACGACGACGTGTCGGACGCTCCGCATCGATTCTGTTCTAAACACCCCACTACTAGACACGTCTTTCGCCCCTAGCTGTAAACGACTTTACGAACTCGCGATATTTGCTTTTGTTGTAAACTTGCCAAACCCTATTCCTACGTGACGCGTAAACCCCGTCTTGGTATAATTCCTGTACTTTTTTTCTCTCGAGCCCCCTCCGACTCTATTTTTTtctactttttttttttttgcgcGACAAAACCCCCACCACTCTCTCGTTGCTTTCCGAATCTTTATAAATTAGCACTTTCTGATAATGGCAGCGCGGAACACTCCGTTGACGTGCGCGGGGCACACGCGACCCGTCGTTCACCTCGCGTTTTCACCCAAGCAAGAGGACGATGGGACGTACCTCCTTGTATCGAGCTGTAAAGACGGGAACCCAATGCTGCGAGATTGGCGCGGTGATTGGGTCGGAACGTTTGTCGGTCAGTTTTGTTCGACACCCATGCATCGAGTGAGGTAGCTGAATGTATGCTTTTGGCGGACAGGACACAAGGGTGCCGTGTGGCAAACCAAGCTGTCCTCGGACAGTGCGCGCGCGTTGACGGGTTCGGCAGACTTTACGGCCAAGCTGTGGGATACATATACGGGCCAATCGCTGGTGTCTCTCCCGCACGAACACATTGTGCGAACCGTCGCGCTCGGACCCGGGGGAACCAAGGGGATGACGGCCGGCCAGGAAaaaaaagtgcggatttggGACTTGGGTCGTGCCGGACAAGGCGCCAATGCACCCGATCCGTCGTTCCTCAAGGCTCCCGGACTGGCGACGGCGCACGAAGGAACGATCAAGAGCGTGGTGTGGGGAGACGAAAACCTGGGTGTGAGCGCGGGAGACGATGCGGTGGTGAGGTGGTGGGATCTGCGCACGCTGGCGTCGCCCTTTCATCTCAAGTTGCCCGAAGCCCCGACTTCAATGGAGCTCTCGATTCCGACGCATACCTTGACCATCACGCACGGAAAGACGGTTTCGTTTGTGCCGCTTGCTGGACCCGAGAGTGGGCCGAGTCATCAGGTGACGCTTGTGCACGCTCCGTCGAGCGCGAGCTTGCATCCTGTGTTTGGCGATCGGTTTGTCGCTGGGTCGGTCGGGGATCCGTGGGTGCGGGTG
The Rhizoctonia solani chromosome 8, complete sequence DNA segment above includes these coding regions:
- a CDS encoding riboflavin biosynthesis protein RibD, with translation MHQGILVGVQTVLNDDPQLNVRRLPPRDTPYPCPRPVILDSYLRTPPTCKLLQNFAAGNGLAPYIIYGMPLLDFGESKEIKRRKAVLEDAGAILITGFEQDGQIDLAGALRLLKHRGIHSVMVEGGQRVISSMLTGRHIDGSPLVDALIITVSPSLIGSDGVGVLQQGRKLPSLKHVQSEQFGTDTVIACRLAD
- a CDS encoding peptide-N(4)-(N-acetyl-beta-glucosaminyl)asparagine amidase; this encodes MSITHIDSLSQLNDILKKTGDKLSVIDFHATWCGPCHAIAPKFESLAKEYTNVTFLKCDVDAASEVAKQYSVSAMPTFVFIKNSKKAGSIDQVRGADPRALEATIRSHATPGAFSGKGQTLGSSGTTNTNDNNAGGRVLGMDPQMQLLLALVGGYLFLTYFVF
- a CDS encoding thioredoxin, which produces MADKIVHIASLEQHNQLTKEGLVIIDFHASWCGPCHMIAPTYETLAGENENIKFFKVDVDNVPDVAQHYKITAMPTFVILKDGEKIDEMKGANQGGLTGLIQKLKNA
- a CDS encoding Serine/threonine-protein kinase, encoding MAARNTPLTCAGHTRPVVHLAFSPKQEDDGTYLLVSSCKDGNPMLRDWRGDWVGTFVGHKGAVWQTKLSSDSARALTGSADFTAKLWDTYTGQSLVSLPHEHIVRTVALGPGGTKGMTAGQEKKVRIWDLGRAGQGANAPDPSFLKAPGLATAHEGTIKSVVWGDENLGVSAGDDAVVRWWDLRTLASPFHLKLPEAPTSMELSIPTHTLTITHGKTVSFVPLAGPESGPSHQVTLVHAPSSASLHPVFGDRFVAGSVGDPWVRVYGLEMGEEREVYKGHHGPVHCVEYSPDGEMYATGSEDGTIRLWQTTPGKSYGLWQGTINGAS
- a CDS encoding Centromere kinetochore component CENP-T histone fold, encoding MSGRGKGGKGLGKGGAKRHRKILRDNIQGITKPAIRRLARRGGVKRISGLIYEETRGVLKIFLENVIRDSVTYTEHAKRKTVTALDVVYALKRSGRTLYGFGA
- a CDS encoding Tyrosine kinase domain protein — protein: MIGATSSAPSELVSMDIDAIESLSSHSPPRSPLPADAPAPSSPEVRPLNVKDALSYLEMVKVKFQDKPDVYNHFLDIMKDFKSQAIDTPGVIDRVSSLFNGHTALIQGFNTFLPQGYRIDCTVDEHGHSLITVTTPSGTTTQTTGGPPSALASASIIHPDLALTQKNAPPKVEFNQAVNYVNKIKQRFASDPDTYKQFLEILQTYQKEQQPIAEVYQKVNVLFDHHRDLLEDLQHFLPDHGENDGGAPRRSVRDDGAPPSGMRQIQSVNDKKAPRKDKSIKRKDIDDGDIPLTDNLHGPSGYLYRLPGIIPKPQSKEGPETRPWKPEMGVLPAIQSEPDLRTVSLPSISSLLSILATELGTPPFKRARTDSRIEMDSVQKPLEPCTIDHEGRQVIAGDSVLPMREARNEAPNTRVAEGGFGDVWRGRLTDGTSVAIKVLRYSLVRSDESKDIKRAMREIYNWSKLEHKHVHKLLGVTMFQERLGMVSVWMEHGTLKQYLDQHTNIDRHKLCFQIAEGVTYLHSVDMVHGDLKASNILVSSDGTLKLTDFDYSIISDCSVVFSATTRGGGGTLRWMAPELLISENPVERSKFTDIYALGMTFLETVTNALPYSECQRDAQIYRKLHLEEYPKRSMTHFPDNRLGNSMWEILIKCWDYNPSSRPTAGQILVTLETEINLTN